From Triticum urartu cultivar G1812 chromosome 2, Tu2.1, whole genome shotgun sequence, a single genomic window includes:
- the LOC125536551 gene encoding vacuole membrane protein KMS2-like: protein MMEHTAVGEDQAMSDLRDKHRMDLESLTLTSQPFKTLALFVLAIGQSIRSTCSCVLKEGSRLKFLVPLLGATCVLLLVTDGPHEKHMQELLWYARFGLWWVILGVASSIGLGSGLHTFVLYLGPHIALFTMKAVQCGRVDLKSAPYDTILLKRRPSWLEKDCLEFGPPIYQETIPFSKILHEVHLEAVLWGIGTALGELPPYFISRAASLSGQKVEELAELDASISKEGFLSSTLHRAKRWLMSHSQYLNFPTILLLASVPNPLFDLAGILCGQFNVPFWKFFLATLIGKAIIKVYMQTTLVITLCNNQLLELVEERLVWVFSNFPGVSSILPSLVTKLKTAKDKFLMASAAASASSAAKGKKWNLSFSLIWNTVVWLMIMNFIMQIITSTAQSYLKKQQELEISMKSSATMSSASEPAAGILSN from the exons ATGATGGAGCACACCGCCGTCGGCGAGGATCAGGCCATGTCCG ACCTTCGCGATAAGCATCGGATGGACCTGGAGAGTTTAACGCTGACATCACAGCCATTCAAAACACTCGCATTATTTGTGCTAGCCATTGGACAGAGTATAAGAAGCACATGTTCATGTGTTCTGAAAGAAGGTTCTCGGTTGAAGTTCCTGGTTCCCTTGCTTGGTGCTACCTGTGTGCTTCTCTTGGTAACTGATGGCCCACATGAGAAG CATATGCAGGAACTGCTTTGGTATGCCAGATTTGGATTATGGTGGGTCATACTAGGGGTGGCTTCATCCATTGGATTAG GCTCTGGCTTGCACACGTTTGTATTGTATTTAGGGCCTCATATTGCCCTTTTCACAATGAAAGCGGTTCAGTGTGGCCGGGTGGATTTAAAGAGTGCTCCTTATGACACTATTCTTCTTAAAAGGAGGCCTTCATGGTTGGAGAAAGACTGTCTGGAGTTTGGACCTCCAATATATCAGGAAACAATCCCATTCAGCAAAATACTGCATGAAGTTCATCTTGAAGCTGTTCTTTGGGGCATTGGAACTGCACTTGGAGAGCTTCCTCCATATTTTATCTCTAGAGCAG CTAGCCTATCAGGCCAAAAAGTAGAAGAGTTGGCAGAATTGGATGCTTCTATCTCAAAAGAAGGTTTTCTATCATCAACTCTACATCGGGCCAAGCGCTGGCTTATGTCTCACTCACAGTATCTTAATTTCCCGACAATACTGCTACTTGCTTCG GTGCCAAACCCTCTGTTTGATCTTGCTGGCATTTTGTGTGGACAATTTAACGTCCCCTTCTGGAAGTTCTTTCTGGCAACTTTAATTGGGAAGGCTATTATCAAGGTTTATATGCAG ACAACATTGGTAATTACTCTCTGCAACAACCAACTTCTTGAATTGGTGGAGGAAAGGCTTGTGTGGGTGTTTAGCAATTTCCCTGGAGTATCATCCATCCTTCCCTCTTTAGTCACCAAGTTGAAGACAGCCAAGGATAAGTTTTTAATGGCCAGTGCTGCTGCATCAGCTTCTAGTGCTGCGAAG GGGAAGAAGTGGAATCTGTCGTTCTCTTTGATCTGGAATACCGTGGTGTGGCTCATGATCATGAATTTCATCATGCAGATAATCACTTCCACAGCACAGAGTTAtctcaagaaacaacaagagCTTGAGATCAGCATGAAGTCATCAGCTACAATGAGTTCCGCTTCTGAACCTGCTGCCGGAATATTATCAAATTAA